The Etheostoma cragini isolate CJK2018 chromosome 10, CSU_Ecrag_1.0, whole genome shotgun sequence nucleotide sequence tcacattttttctaatttaatgaacaaaaaacCTTGTATCCTAGACATCAACAATAACAAGTTACGACTGATGATTTCATTTGCAGAGCTGGTACGCAGACTTCCTAAATGCTGGAACTCACTTATGTGCCTTTTACTTGGCTGGAGAAACTCTAATTCACATCTAGTGGAGTCTTGAGAAAGGTGCAACTTACTCAGCTGGCTGTCCGGAAAAAAAGGGCTCAAATCAAAGTGTAAAACTTTGCAAGGCTTTAGTTTCAGGTCCGGAGCTTTAAGACTTTTGTATCAGTTTCCCTCTTTGCCTACTGATGTGGAAGATTATGCTGTCTACTGGATAGTATCAAGATTGGGCAGTACGACTCTCCCCTCATTCACTAAATACTACATCTATGCACAGATGTGTCCAAGGATGATGAGCTGGCGATCAAGTGAAACTTTTGATTCCCTTTTTCTAACCAAATGGCTTGTTGGCTGCTGGAACTGCAGTTATTGAGGCTCACTGGCGTATTTAATCACTCCTCAATGGTTGACTTAACTTGTATAAACCCAACACGTCTGGACTGTACTTAAAACGGATGAACTGACAGCTAAAACTAAAACTGCAGACAGCAAAGACAGATTTACAAAATGAATCAGACGTGCGGAGGCAGGTTCAAATCCCCAAACAGGATGATTGAAAGTCATAGTTTGTTATACCCTAGCCTAGACAACTTCACTGATCTACAGAAGCAGCATGAAGCAAACAGCGATAAAACTGCTGACATGGTCTTTAAGATGTCATGTAAAGATGATTCCTGTTCGCAGGACAGAAAGGACAATAAGAGTAAAAAGATAATCGTTTATTTTGGTTCTTCCCCACCAGTAGTTTATCCACAATCagactgaaagaaaatatcGACTAGGGTACACGAAATGCGGGGATTTTTAATATATACCACAATTAATTTCATGGAGACAGCATATGTGCATACTTTAAAGACTAATGCCAATATGATGACCACTGACTTCACGGGAATAATCTCATGTTTGGGATTGGGTTACCGGGATTATTTAGGGCTCTGGGACGAGGGTTCgggaaacttgttagtgagcacaaacaaaacacaaaaccaaatCACTTATCCAtagaacaaaacaataaatggtTTCACCCACCACATTCAATGACAATTCCGTTTTGATGCAGTAATGAATCGTGCTCATTTGCTAGAGATAACACTCAAAATAATTTTTACCTTTACCAACTCACAAAGCTCTGCAATTGTTTATTATCTAgagtttgttttatatatattatatatacatatatagatatatgaatatatctatatacatatacgtaattaaaatacaaaagttaTTAAGGTGCTTTCTACTGACTCAAACACAATCTCTGAGAGAATGATATTGATGCAGCATGTTTGAGAGTTAAAAATCACTTCTTTTCTGATTAGCTGTGTTCATCAGTGCTTAAAAAGTTCAACAGATGTAAGGCATGATTGCAATCATATGGTTAGCTGAGGGAGCACATCTGTGTCACAAGTAACATCACACATACGCAACTTGCCGTGGCAAGTGGCAGTCAGATCTAACCGATTTAGGGGTTGAAGGTGAAGCCAACCATCTGTCAACTTCATATACTAATACACCTGTGAAACATTGTAACCATCATAGcaaatataaaagcagatttATGTGTCAGAATTGGGTTGTGTACACCAATGGAATACTCTACTCATATACCAACTGCACCATTTCACCTCCTTGTGAGACACCGCTGATCAGAACACAACATTTCTGATTCAACTTTTAAGACATATTTAACAGAATATAGCCTATATTATACATGATTGATTTAATGGAACTCCAAGTGTTCAGGCTTGGGAGGGAAATCCAAAATGATGGAAGTTCAAATGTTAGATTTAATGAAATATCTTTTAAGGTGTGTAGAGTGTGACATCATCACTCAAAACCATTTATGTCCTCATGAATGGCCCTGCCCCTTAAAGACAACATGGCATCGGAAACAAATGTCAGTGTAAAAGTTGGTTATTAAGGAAAAGAGATACTAGTTGGTACTATGGAGGCAAACCTCTCCAGTACTCATTCCAAATCATCTGAAGAACTGGCATGACGTTCACAAAGCACCACTTTCTGATTTACAGGACACAGTCATCTTGCAGCATTTTAGCTGAGTGGGTATAAAAATATAGACATTTGAGACCCTGAATATATGTTCATATGTGATTttctgcaacaaaacaaaacgcaATTTACAGCTGTCCCACTCAGTGtacacaatgtctttttttagactTCACCCCCCATCTAAAATGTGTTCTTGCATTGCCCCTGGGGGAAGGTTTACACCCATTACAACACAGAACGGCAATTATAATGTTGTCGTCTTCATCAACAGCATACATCCGCCATTTCTTTGTTAATACACTAAAATGATCTCTGAGCGTGTGACTCGGTGTGTGACTCGGGAAagaggagtgtgtttgtgtgtgcgcaatGACATTACATCAACATGTCTTTGTGATGCCTGGCTATGTGCTGGCTTTTCTCCGAAGGCCTCCTAAAGCCCTTGGTGCAGTAGTCGCAGCGGTGAGGGTAGTCCTTGGTGTGAATTGAGATCACATGTCGTTTGAAGCCAGAAGCGTCCGTACTGTTATACTCACAATACTGGCACTGATAAACCTTTCTACCACTGTGTGTCTTCATGTGCTTCTTCAGCTCAGCGGGCTGCCGATAGCCTCGCCGGCAGCGCTTGCACTTAAAGGGGAGGTCCTTCGTATGCAAGGACAGGATATGGCGACTCAAAGTGAAGGTGTCGGGAGCGTTGAAGTTACAATGTCGGCACTGGTGCACCTTGTTGCCCTTGTGTGTCTCCGCATGTTTTTTCAACTCTGAGGGCCTGTGAAAGCCTTTCTCACACACGTCACACTGATGGGGGAAGTCCTTGGTGTGAACAGAGATAATGTGCCGTTTCAGGTCACTGGAGTTGGTGCTCTTATGCTCACAGTGCGGACACTGGTGGGTCTTGTGGCCCTGCACCATCTCTATATGGCGCTGGAGTTCCCGTGCATCAGCGTAGGCTTGGGGACAGTGGCTGCACTTGAAAGGCAGATCTGCGCCATGCTTGCTCTTGATGTGAGTCTTTAGGTTGGACTGATCTGCACAGCGGAACTCGCAGTGCGGGCAGTGGTAAGGCTTCTCACCTGTGTGGGTCCGCATATGTTTCTTCAGCTCTGACGGGTGGCGGAAGCCTTTGGCGCACTcgacacacacatgtgcaaagTTCTTACTGTGCACAGCCAGCAGGTGACGGTTGAGCAGGCCCTGTTCAGCTGTCTCATAATCACAGTACTTGCAGTGATGCAGTTTGGGCTCCCGGTCCTTGACGATGAGCTTGTCGGAGCCCAAGGGGCTGGACTCATGATAGCGCCGCGCATACTCGCTGTATTCTGGAGAGCGCTCATTGTTGTGACTCAGCAGCTTGTGACTCTCCAAGTGGTTGTGGAAACTCACCTTCTTGTTCGTGGTAAAGTCACAGTCTGTGCACTGGTACTTCTTTTTAAGCAGGTGGTCTGGGTGATTCTTCATGTGACATTTGAGGAAGCCTCTTGAGCGAAACTTCTTTCCGCATATGTGGCAGGGGTAGACAGTCAAAGGCATGCCATCTGGTCCAATGATAACAGCTAGAAGAAATGGGGGAAGAGATGGTTGAAAATAAAGTGCAACCTGAAACACTgttaacaacaatgtaaaagtGTTAGATGCATATTATCAAATCATACAAATCTCATGATCCCAGAATTGTATGCTGTGCATACCAGTCTGACACTGTCGtatctctcctttcttctttttcttagcTTTGGGTTTGAGGACACGGTTTGCACCCAGCCCCTCTCGGATTTGCAGAAATGGTGTAGCTGCACCATTCTTCACTTGATCAATGGTATTACCTGCACAGACAGTTTATATATGATTATTAACAGGATAgaaaacacttttaataaaaatgtgctttgttgttgAGCAAGTCATCTAAAAAGAATGCTGATGTACAGCAGCCTCCTCTTACTGAACTCCTGTCAACAGTGAAAGACTGAAGGTGGACACATTCTACTTACTTACAGCCACAGAACCTGTCTGACAAAATGGACTAAAAGCTGTTTCACAAGGGAACATACTGATGTCATCATTGTCATCCTCATCACTgtcatcctcttcttctttcagatGGTTCTTGACTGCCATGTAGACCATCTTGTCACGGCCAACTCCCAGTCTGCCAGATGATGCAGCTTCCAGGTCAGGATGGCCATTTTGGTAATCATCCTCTGTTATTACCTCTGTTCCGCCTAGAAAGAGGaacaaatttacaaattaaagctatagtgggcacctattttaaattaatgaaaatctGTTACATTGAAGCCATtgtcaaatgagttgatacaaagctaaagCCTATCAGCTCAACAAAAcattctctgtatttctcagtatggcggTTTACAAAACGGTGTAGTCCGGCGACTTTTGCACGCAGCAGCTTGAGTGATGTGTTTTATATCACCGCTGagaaaggacaacagcagcGTTCAGCTTTGGGGATGAAGAGAACTGCTGCAACAGGTGAAGGCATGGCTGAAAACCCAAAGAAGCGCCCACGAAATGTTTCATTCAGTGATTGAACAGCTAAGAAAAGACCTACACATTCAGCAGCAGGATTaaaatcccaaaaataatttgtagagcgcagaaaaaagaaaaaggaactAAGGTCAGACACGGATGTTGCCTTAGGTTGGCTATACACTGGATGCCTTGCGCGATAACGTCACTGACGCCTATTTTTCACGCTACAAGTGAGAGTTGAAAGCATTTCCACGCAAAATTGAATAGGAAAAGATGTTTATGTATCACttgaacacaaatacatattaataagtGACATGTTAAAGTTTGAAAGTCTCTAAGGtttgacataaatgcagatataaattTATTTTGTTCTGTCATACAGAATACAAAATATTCTGTAACCTATATACTGCCAACATTGCTTTAATCAAATCAGTCGGCCTATATATTTTTTCGGAGTTTGAATCTGTCGGCGCTATGTCCCGAAATAGCACTCCCTGTATGTCACCTAGCAACAGTAGCGCTGTGTCAGAACTATTCGGGTGTGCTACGCAACAGAAATGCCATGCTTGTGCAACACAGCCAGTGGGAAGAAGGCCTTACTGCTCTTACACAGGTTAGTAATGGGTTTTGTAATGTATTAGGCATATGAATTAATGCTATATAATTTACTCGACCTAAATGATGTGCTAcaagcaactgcgtggaggaggggttggGTGCAGTGCCAAAGGCTTGAGACATGTGGAAGTGCAgaaagtgttgttgtcattacttagaattccttatgGGGGCGACAAAAACTACGCACTTCAGCTCTAACCAAAGACATGATCTACATTCAGTTTAACACATAAAAATCTTCTTGTATTGTTGATTGATAACGTTTAAAGTCACTTGCCTAAATCATCATCTGCTTCAGCTTTGAAAATGTAGACTTTGATGACCTCGGTGCCGTCCTCCTCTTTAGATTCCTTGTCTTCCATTACCTCAGTGCTGATCTCCAGTGGAGTGTCACCTATGTCCAGCTTCTCTCCGACCTCATCTACTACAGTAAGACAAATAGCCTTAGttatcaaaacataaaataaaaataataaaaacatggcaCTGCACAATAACACAATGTTTATATGGCATAGTGATAAGGCAAGCTGTCTTACAGGAGATCATAAGGTAATCCTCAGAGCTGCTTCTtgcatcatcatcctcatctgtCTGCAGGGGAACATCCTCAGCTGGCATCTGTGCATGGATTATGGTCTCGGAGTTGGCCTCTGTCACCATCAAGCCTTCTGACACAAGCTGGTGATCCAGAGTGTTGTCCTGGTGCTCAGACAGAAGCTCTGCCACAAACACCTGGTCTGACATGTCATCATGGTGGTGGTTTGAGTCCTGAATGAGGTCTGAGGTTAggacatgatgatgatgatgatggtgatgatggtgatgatggtgatggggGTCCAGATCTTCCTCTATAGCAACCTCTGTGCCCAGAATATTCTCAGGCATGATCACACTGTGTTCTGAGGACACCATGTCTTCAGTGGTAATTTCATGGGCTTCTACCCCTTGAGATTGCAGACTTTCAACATCAACCTCCAGCCCTTCAACAACCTCAGCTTCTAAACCCTCCACTTCCACCTCTTCCTCAAGGCCTTCAACAACGTGAGCTTCTAGGCCTTCAACATCTACTTCAGTTTCCAGGCCCTCTACCACGTGCGCCTCCAGACCCTCTACTTCCACCTCACCCTCTAGGTCCTCGACAACCTGAGCCTCCAGCTCTACCACATGCGTCTGTAGCCCTTCAACCACTTCGGCCTCCAGGCCCTCAACATCTGCATCTAAGCTCTCCACCACTTCTGTCTCCAATTCTTCAACCACCTCCGTCTCCAGGCTTTGAACCACCTGAGTTTCTAGGCCTTCGACCTCAAGTTCATGCTCCAGGAGGATGCCCTCGTCCGTCATCACATCAGAAAGAAGCATACCCTCGGGCACAGACACCACAATGTGCTCCCCATCAATGTGAGCCAGACCCCCCATGCCTGCAACTGTAAACACAAGACACAGAGAGGGGTGCATAGCAAAGagttttaaacaacaaaatgacaattaaaGCTACAACCCACAGTTTATTACACATTCAGGCTACAGTGAATATATCAAAGCAGCTTATCACATGCCTTCTCATATTGCCTTCTTGTTGTTGGTATGCTGTGAAAATGTAAGACTGACCATGAAATGTAACTGTGACTTTATTATTTAGGTAGGTGATGAAGCTGAATAGCATTTGCActttaaactaaaatgtgtgACCCAATAAAACTGATTAGTAAGTGTATGGATAATACCTTTAATTTTTTCTACTTGTGGGGAAATGTGTCTTGGAATACATGTTTCATGTTGACATTATTAGTTGTCACCTTATCCTACTTGGCCACCTACCAAAGTCTTGCATGATCATAGCGTGGGGCATCTTCAGCTCCTGAGTGTGGAGCTCCAATACCCCTCCTCCTTGATCCATGTCTTTactcagaaaaaaagactgaaaattaCAGTGTACACTGTGTTAGCTGTTTTCTTGCACTTTGTTAGTCTGCATTACTAAAATTGAAAGTGAAAGCCCCTAACAATGCCACACTAGTATTTAATACATACCTTCACATTTGATGAAAAAACCCTTAGAATACAACCAATGGGGTATTTGATGGACTACCTTCCATCAAAGTAATTACTCcctgacaaagacaaaaagaaaattggtacTCCCAAGCATTGTGCTCATaatagaagaaaacagaaaattggTAATGCGTTAGTTAAGTGTAGTCTAAGTGTTATAAAGGAATTCGTTACAACATATTTCTACATGGACTCAGGTTTATAATGAGAGTACTGGTGCTGCCGCATATAATGGCCTCTGTATAAATAACTTCAAAACACAAGGCAGAAAAACTGCTGTCTGTCGCCTGCCACTGAGGAGGAGGGCAGTTGTGTTttgaccatagaccgttaatatacggtctatggttttGACCACTGGCTCCATCCATTGCTTATCAAGAGTACTACAGGCAGCTTCAACCTGAGGACATGTAGCTACACCTGGAGCTGGTAGAGCATGATGGTTGGAGCCCAGCTGAGACAAAAGGCTGTCCGCTCAGTGTGAAGGAGGACGAGCTAACAGGCAGCGGCTCTAATTGCTCTTGAAAGATGAGTCCTGCTTGTTTTGCGAGAGGAAAATGCATTGTCGTCACATGACGGTTTAAATAAGTCAAATGTAGAAAGGCTGCAATGATTTGTAGTAAATTTGGGGGTCCCTGATTTTCATAGATAACGTATCATTTTGAATAAAACTAGCACGCTGCTACAACAGTTGTcgtttaaaaaatattgcacaAAAATGCACACGCTTCCGACTTTATGGCCACCAACGAAAGTACCGCAGACGTTATGCAATACTTATTAGGGCGGCTACCGCCCTCCACCCACCA carries:
- the znf711 gene encoding zinc finger protein 711 isoform X2, giving the protein MDQGGGVLELHTQELKMPHAMIMQDFVAGMGGLAHIDGEHIVVSVPEGMLLSDVMTDEGILLEHELEVEGLETQVVQSLETEVVEELETEVVESLDADVEGLEAEVVEGLQTHVVELEAQVVEDLEGEVEVEGLEAHVVEGLETEVDVEGLEAHVVEGLEEEVEVEGLEAEVVEGLEVDVESLQSQGVEAHEITTEDMVSSEHSVIMPENILGTEVAIEEDLDPHHHHHHHHHHHHHHVLTSDLIQDSNHHHDDMSDQVFVAELLSEHQDNTLDHQLVSEGLMVTEANSETIIHAQMPAEDVPLQTDEDDDARSSSEDYLMISYEVGEKLDIGDTPLEISTEVMEDKESKEEDGTEVIKVYIFKAEADDDLGGTEVITEDDYQNGHPDLEAASSGRLGVGRDKMVYMAVKNHLKEEEDDSDEDDNDDISMFPCETAFSPFCQTGSVAVSNTIDQVKNGAATPFLQIREGLGANRVLKPKAKKKKKGEIRQCQTGMHSIQFWDHEISVIIGPDGMPLTVYPCHICGKKFRSRGFLKCHMKNHPDHLLKKKYQCTDCDFTTNKKVSFHNHLESHKLLSHNNERSPEYSEYARRYHESSPLGSDKLIVKDREPKLHHCKYCDYETAEQGLLNRHLLAVHSKNFAHVCVECAKGFRHPSELKKHMRTHTGEKPYHCPHCEFRCADQSNLKTHIKSKHGADLPFKCSHCPQAYADARELQRHIEMVQGHKTHQCPHCEHKSTNSSDLKRHIISVHTKDFPHQCDVCEKGFHRPSELKKHAETHKGNKVHQCRHCNFNAPDTFTLSRHILSLHTKDLPFKCKRCRRGYRQPAELKKHMKTHSGRKVYQCQYCEYNSTDASGFKRHVISIHTKDYPHRCDYCTKGFRRPSEKSQHIARHHKDMLM
- the znf711 gene encoding zinc finger protein 711 isoform X1, which produces MDQGGGVLELHTQELKMPHAMIMQDFVAGMGGLAHIDGEHIVVSVPEGMLLSDVMTDEGILLEHELEVEGLETQVVQSLETEVVEELETEVVESLDADVEGLEAEVVEGLQTHVVELEAQVVEDLEGEVEVEGLEAHVVEGLETEVDVEGLEAHVVEGLEEEVEVEGLEAEVVEGLEVDVESLQSQGVEAHEITTEDMVSSEHSVIMPENILGTEVAIEEDLDPHHHHHHHHHHHHHHVLTSDLIQDSNHHHDDMSDQVFVAELLSEHQDNTLDHQLVSEGLMVTEANSETIIHAQMPAEDVPLQTDEDDDARSSSEDYLMISLDEVGEKLDIGDTPLEISTEVMEDKESKEEDGTEVIKVYIFKAEADDDLGGTEVITEDDYQNGHPDLEAASSGRLGVGRDKMVYMAVKNHLKEEEDDSDEDDNDDISMFPCETAFSPFCQTGSVAVSNTIDQVKNGAATPFLQIREGLGANRVLKPKAKKKKKGEIRQCQTGMHSIQFWDHEISVIIGPDGMPLTVYPCHICGKKFRSRGFLKCHMKNHPDHLLKKKYQCTDCDFTTNKKVSFHNHLESHKLLSHNNERSPEYSEYARRYHESSPLGSDKLIVKDREPKLHHCKYCDYETAEQGLLNRHLLAVHSKNFAHVCVECAKGFRHPSELKKHMRTHTGEKPYHCPHCEFRCADQSNLKTHIKSKHGADLPFKCSHCPQAYADARELQRHIEMVQGHKTHQCPHCEHKSTNSSDLKRHIISVHTKDFPHQCDVCEKGFHRPSELKKHAETHKGNKVHQCRHCNFNAPDTFTLSRHILSLHTKDLPFKCKRCRRGYRQPAELKKHMKTHSGRKVYQCQYCEYNSTDASGFKRHVISIHTKDYPHRCDYCTKGFRRPSEKSQHIARHHKDMLM
- the znf711 gene encoding zinc finger protein 711 isoform X4 encodes the protein MDQGGGVLELHTQELKMPHAMIMQDFVAGMGGLAHIDGEHIVVSVPEGMLLSDVMTDEGILLEHELEVEGLETQVVQSLETEVVEELETEVVESLDADVEGLEAEVVEGLQTHVVELEAQVVEDLEGEVEVEGLEAHVVEGLEEEVEVEGLEAEVVEGLEVDVESLQSQGVEAHEITTEDMVSSEHSVIMPENILGTEVAIEEDLDPHHHHHHHHHHHHHHVLTSDLIQDSNHHHDDMSDQVFVAELLSEHQDNTLDHQLVSEGLMVTEANSETIIHAQMPAEDVPLQTDEDDDARSSSEDYLMISLDEVGEKLDIGDTPLEISTEVMEDKESKEEDGTEVIKVYIFKAEADDDLGGTEVITEDDYQNGHPDLEAASSGRLGVGRDKMVYMAVKNHLKEEEDDSDEDDNDDISMFPCETAFSPFCQTGSVAVSNTIDQVKNGAATPFLQIREGLGANRVLKPKAKKKKKGEIRQCQTGMHSIQFWDHEISVIIGPDGMPLTVYPCHICGKKFRSRGFLKCHMKNHPDHLLKKKYQCTDCDFTTNKKVSFHNHLESHKLLSHNNERSPEYSEYARRYHESSPLGSDKLIVKDREPKLHHCKYCDYETAEQGLLNRHLLAVHSKNFAHVCVECAKGFRHPSELKKHMRTHTGEKPYHCPHCEFRCADQSNLKTHIKSKHGADLPFKCSHCPQAYADARELQRHIEMVQGHKTHQCPHCEHKSTNSSDLKRHIISVHTKDFPHQCDVCEKGFHRPSELKKHAETHKGNKVHQCRHCNFNAPDTFTLSRHILSLHTKDLPFKCKRCRRGYRQPAELKKHMKTHSGRKVYQCQYCEYNSTDASGFKRHVISIHTKDYPHRCDYCTKGFRRPSEKSQHIARHHKDMLM
- the znf711 gene encoding zinc finger protein 711 isoform X3 — translated: MDQGGGVLELHTQELKMPHAMIMQDFVAGMGGLAHIDGEHIVVSVPEGMLLSDVMTDEGILLEHELEVEGLETQVVQSLETEVVEELETEVVESLDADVEGLEAEVVEGLQTHVVELEAQVVEDLEGEVEVEGLEAHVVEGLETEVDVEGLEAHVVEGLEEEVEVEGLEAEVVEGLEVDVESLQSQGVEAHEITTEDMVSSEHSVIMPENILGTEVAIEEDLDPHHHHHHHHHHHHHHVLTSDLIQDSNHHHDDMSDQVFVAELLSEHQDNTLDHQLVSEGLMVTEANSETIIHAQMPAEDVPLQTDEDDDARSSSEDYLMISLDEVGEKLDIGDTPLEISTEVMEDKESKEEDGTEVIKVYIFKAEADDDLGGTEVITEDDYQNGHPDLEAASSGRLGVGRDKMVYMAVKNHLKEEEDDSDEDDNDDISMFPCETAFSPFCQTGSVAVSNTIDQVKNGAATPFLQIREGLGANRVLKPKAKKKKKGEIRQCQTAVIIGPDGMPLTVYPCHICGKKFRSRGFLKCHMKNHPDHLLKKKYQCTDCDFTTNKKVSFHNHLESHKLLSHNNERSPEYSEYARRYHESSPLGSDKLIVKDREPKLHHCKYCDYETAEQGLLNRHLLAVHSKNFAHVCVECAKGFRHPSELKKHMRTHTGEKPYHCPHCEFRCADQSNLKTHIKSKHGADLPFKCSHCPQAYADARELQRHIEMVQGHKTHQCPHCEHKSTNSSDLKRHIISVHTKDFPHQCDVCEKGFHRPSELKKHAETHKGNKVHQCRHCNFNAPDTFTLSRHILSLHTKDLPFKCKRCRRGYRQPAELKKHMKTHSGRKVYQCQYCEYNSTDASGFKRHVISIHTKDYPHRCDYCTKGFRRPSEKSQHIARHHKDMLM
- the znf711 gene encoding zinc finger protein 711 isoform X5, with amino-acid sequence MDQGGGVLELHTQELKMPHAMIMQDFVAGMGGLAHIDGEHIVVSVPEGMLLSDVMTDEGILLEHELEVEGLETQVVQSLETEVVEELETEVVESLDADVEGLEAEVVEGLQTHVVELEAQVVEDLEGEVEVEGLEAHVVEGLETEVDVEGLEAHVVEGLEEEVEVEGLEAEVVEGLEVDVESLQSQGVEAHEITTEDMVSSEHSVIMPENILGTEVAIEEDLDPHHHHHHHHHHHHHHVLTSDLIQDSNHHHDDMSDQVFVAELLSEHQDNTLDHQLVSEGLMVTEANSETIIHAQMPAEDVPLQTDEDDDARSSSEDYLMISLDEVGEKLDIGDTPLEISTEVMEDKESKEEDGTEVIKVYIFKAEADDDLGGTEVITEDDYQNGHPDLEAASSGRLGVGRDKMVYMAVKNHLKEEEDDSDEDDNDDISNTIDQVKNGAATPFLQIREGLGANRVLKPKAKKKKKGEIRQCQTGMHSIQFWDHEISVIIGPDGMPLTVYPCHICGKKFRSRGFLKCHMKNHPDHLLKKKYQCTDCDFTTNKKVSFHNHLESHKLLSHNNERSPEYSEYARRYHESSPLGSDKLIVKDREPKLHHCKYCDYETAEQGLLNRHLLAVHSKNFAHVCVECAKGFRHPSELKKHMRTHTGEKPYHCPHCEFRCADQSNLKTHIKSKHGADLPFKCSHCPQAYADARELQRHIEMVQGHKTHQCPHCEHKSTNSSDLKRHIISVHTKDFPHQCDVCEKGFHRPSELKKHAETHKGNKVHQCRHCNFNAPDTFTLSRHILSLHTKDLPFKCKRCRRGYRQPAELKKHMKTHSGRKVYQCQYCEYNSTDASGFKRHVISIHTKDYPHRCDYCTKGFRRPSEKSQHIARHHKDMLM
- the znf711 gene encoding zinc finger protein 711 isoform X6, encoding MDQGGGVLELHTQELKMPHAMIMQDFVAGMGGLAHIDGEHIVVSVPEGMLLSDVMTDEGILLEHELEVEGLETQVVQSLETEVVEELETEVVESLDADVEGLEAEVVEGLQTHVVELEAQVVEDLEGEVEVEGLEAHVVEGLETEVDVEGLEAHVVEGLEEEVEVEGLEAEVVEGLEVDVESLQSQGVEAHEITTEDMVSSEHSVIMPENILGTEVAIEEDLDPHHHHHHHHHHHHHHVLTSDLIQDSNHHHDDMSDQVFVAELLSEHQDNTLDHQLVSEGLMVTEANSETIIHAQMPAEDVPLQTDEDDDARSSSEDYLMISLDEVGEKLDIGDTPLEISTEVMEDKESKEEDGTEVIKVYIFKAEADDDLGGTEVITEDDYQNGHPDLEAASSGRLGVGRDKMVYMAVKNHLKEEEDDSDEDDNDDISNTIDQVKNGAATPFLQIREGLGANRVLKPKAKKKKKGEIRQCQTAVIIGPDGMPLTVYPCHICGKKFRSRGFLKCHMKNHPDHLLKKKYQCTDCDFTTNKKVSFHNHLESHKLLSHNNERSPEYSEYARRYHESSPLGSDKLIVKDREPKLHHCKYCDYETAEQGLLNRHLLAVHSKNFAHVCVECAKGFRHPSELKKHMRTHTGEKPYHCPHCEFRCADQSNLKTHIKSKHGADLPFKCSHCPQAYADARELQRHIEMVQGHKTHQCPHCEHKSTNSSDLKRHIISVHTKDFPHQCDVCEKGFHRPSELKKHAETHKGNKVHQCRHCNFNAPDTFTLSRHILSLHTKDLPFKCKRCRRGYRQPAELKKHMKTHSGRKVYQCQYCEYNSTDASGFKRHVISIHTKDYPHRCDYCTKGFRRPSEKSQHIARHHKDMLM